One genomic segment of Impatiens glandulifera chromosome 6, dImpGla2.1, whole genome shotgun sequence includes these proteins:
- the LOC124942442 gene encoding ubiquitin-related modifier 1 homolog 1-like — translation MQLTLEFGGGLELLCNSVKVHNVDVDLEDVGEEKVSMKHLLSWVQTNLIKERPEMFMKGDSVRPGVLVLVNDCDWELSGQLDTTLNEKDVVVFISTLHGG, via the exons ATGCAATTGACGTTAGAATTCGG TGGAGGACTTGAACTTCTTTGCAACTCTGTCAAGGTTCATAATGTTGATGTTGACCTAGAAGATGTTGGAGAAGAGAAG GTATCAATGAAACACTTACTCTCATGGGTTCAAACCAATTTGATCAAAGAGAGGCCTGAAATGTTCATGAAAGGCGATTCAGT GAGACCTGGGGTGCTCGTACTTGTAAATGATTGCGATTGGGAATTAAGCGGGCAATTGGATACAACTCTTAACGAGAAGGATGTAGTCGTTTTCATTTCAACTTTGCATGGCGGGTAG
- the LOC124941703 gene encoding LOW QUALITY PROTEIN: actin-histidine N-methyltransferase (The sequence of the model RefSeq protein was modified relative to this genomic sequence to represent the inferred CDS: substituted 2 bases at 2 genomic stop codons) codes for MANDEESKLQRFLQWLQFNGAELRGCEIKYCDSTKGFGVISENNVSDGILLVVPLDLSITPTRVLQDPILGPDCRSMFENGEIDDRLLIMLFLTVERIRENSVWKPYLDVLPTSFGTPLWFNDDELIELKGTALHRATELQRKSLRALFDDKVKNLVEKILGRDGDSKRSVCFDDFLWANSIFWSRALSIPLPRSYAFPQVVEDQSSDIPSGGNINAESSPTSNHEESMSXTTVADVIQDETTCVEGLVPGIDFCNHDLKAAATWEVDNSGSATGVRNSMYLLSARQNGMQDKEEISISYGNKGNEELLYLYGFVIDENPDDYLMVHYPADAIQKVAFAESKTQLLEAQKGDLKCLLPRSLLEQGFFPSSDPEKGGKKLIEQKSSNYSWSGQRKIPSYLNKLVFPDDFLTSLRTIVMQEDELYQVSSMLHELVGSDEERQPSDIDVRAAIWEVCGDSGAFQLLVDLLNMKMMDLEEGSGTEDHDCELLLENENEISTSIDFFXTIMMNRNRRSSIAYRRGQKELARRFLKEAEHALQLALTEA; via the exons ATGGCAAACGATGAAGAATCCAAGCTCCAACGATTCCTTCAATGGTTACAG TTCAACGGCGCCGAACTACGTGGCTGCGAGATCAAATACTGCGATTCAACCAAAGGTTTCGGCGTCATCTCTGAAAACAACGTCTCCGACG GGATTCTCCTAGTGGTTCCACTTGATTTATCTATAACACCAACTAGAGTCCTGCAAGATCCTATACTCGGACCTGATTGTAGATCAATGTTTGAGAATGGCGAAATAGATGATAGGTTATTGATCATGTTGTTTTTAACAGTTGAACGGATTAGAGAGAATTCTGTTTGGAAACC gtatctTGATGTACTTCCAACTAGTTTTGGAACTCCACTTTGGTTTAATGATGATGAACTGATAGAGCTTAAAGGAACAGCACTTCATCGAGCAACCGAGCTTCAG AGGAAAAGCTTGCGCGCTTTGTTTGATGATAAAGTGAAGAATTTGGTGGAAAAGATTTTGGGTCGTGATGGAGATTCTAAAAG AAGTGTTTGCTTTGATGACTTTCTCTG GGCGAATTCCATATTCTGGTCTCGTGCTTTAAGTATTCCCCTTCCGCGTTCATATGCATTTCCACAAGTGGTTGAGGATCAAAGTTCTGACATCCCTAGTGGTGGTAATATAAACGCCGAATCATCACCTACCAGTAACCATGAAGAGAGTATGTCAT GAACTACTGTTGCGGATGTGATACAAGATGAGACTACTTGTGTTGAGGGTCTTGTACCCGGAATTGATTTTTGCAACCATG atTTAAAGGCTGCAGCAACATGGGAAGTTGACAACTCTGGCTCAGCAACAGGAGTTAGAAACTCAATGTATCTTCTTTCTG CTAGACAGAATGGCATGCAAGATAAGGAAGAAATATCTATTAGCTATGGTAACAAAGGGAATGAG GAGCTTCTTTACTTGTACGGATTTGTAATTGATGAGAACCCAGATGATTATCTCATG GTTCATTACCCAGCTGACGCAATTCAAAAAGTTGCATTTGCCGAATCCAAAACACAACTTCTTGAAGCACAG AAGGGCGACCTAAAATGCCTTTTGCCTAGAAGTTTACTTGAGCAAGGCTTCTTTCCCTCGAGCGATCCAGAGAAAGGTGGAAAGAAGTTGATTGAACAGAAATCTAGCAATTATAGTTGGAGTGGGCAGCGGAAGATACCATCTTATCTGAATAAACTTGTTTTTCCCGACGATTTCCTAACTTCCTTGAGGACCATCGTCATGCAGGAAGACGAGCTTTACCAGGTTTCGTCAATGTTACATGAG CTTGTTGGCTCTGATGAGGAGAGACAACCGTCGGACATTGATGTTCGAGCCGCAATATGGGAAGTATGTGGGGATTCCGGAGCTTTTCAATTACTCGTGGATCTCCTCAATATGAA GATGATGGATTTGGAAGAAGGTTCTGGAACAGAAGATCATGACTGTGAACTCCTacttgagaatgagaatgagattTCAACTag CATAGATTTCTTCTAAACGATTATGATGAATAGAAACAGGCGATCGAGTATTGCTTATAGACGTGGTCAGAAGGAGCTTGCCCGACGTTTCTTGAAGGAAGCAGAACATGCCTTGCAGTTAGCGTTAACCGAGGCATAA
- the LOC124942285 gene encoding probable fructokinase-7 codes for MVESSDKKKINSFNCCFPVDHDRSFRNSFRSSRSNSDKISKITRSISTGSSEDLIVRKGVFNEKRKPLVVCFGEMLIDFVPTVAGVSLAEAPAFRKAPGGAPANVAVGIARLGGSSAFIGKVGDDEFGHMLADILKQNNVDNSGLRFDQIARTGLAFVTLRADGEREFTFYRNPSADTLLSEADLDKSLIKKGTIFHYGSISLISEPCKSAHLAAMEIARDSGCILSYDPNLRLPLWPSEKTAREGIMSIWNQADIIKVSEEEVEFLTEGGDAFDDDLVLKKLYHLNLKLLIVTQGSNGCRYYTKGFKGRVSSKKVVAVDTTGAGDAFVGALLNSLAADSDCYMDEEKLKEVLKFANGCGALTATEKGAIPALPTKDRVLQFLENSPNI; via the exons AGATCATGATCGATCATTCAGGAATAGTTTCAGAAGTTCTAGAAGCAATTCTGATAAGATCTCTAAGATAACCAGGAGCATTTCTACAG GTTCATCAGAAGATTTGATTGTGAGAAAAGGGGTGTTTAATGAGAAGAGGAAACCATTGGTTGTTTGTTTCGGAGAAATGTTGATAGATTTCGTGCCAACCGTAGCAGGAGTTTCACTTGCAGAAGCTCCGGCTTTCAGGAAGGCTCCTGGTGGTGCTCCGGCTAATGTTGCGGTTGGAATCGCAAGATTAGGAGGATCATCGGCCTTTATTGGCAAG GTAGGAGATGATGAATTTGGTCATATGTTGGCGGATATTCTAAAACAGAACAACGTGGATAACTCTGGATTACGTTTTGATCAAATCGCTAGAACTGGGCTTGCTTTTGTTACTTTAAGAGCTGATGGAGAACGAGAATTCACTTTTTATCGTAATCCAAGCGCTGATACTCTTCTTTCTGAAGCAGATCTCGATAAAAGCTTAATCAAGAAGGGAACCATATTTCATTATGGCTCGATCAGTTTGATATCAGAACCGTGTAAATCAGCTCATCTTGCTGCAATGGAAATTGCGAGAGATTCTGGTTGTATCCTCTCTTATGATCCAAATCTAAGACTTCCTCTCTGGCCATCGGAGAAAACAGCTCGCGAAGGCATTATGAGTATTTGGAATCAGGCTGATATAATTAAG gtaagtgaagaagaagtcGAGTTCTTAACTGAAGGAGGCGATGCTTTTGACGATGATTTGGTGTTAAAGAAGCTTTACCATCTTAATCTTAAGCTTTTGATTGTTACTCAAGGTTCAAACGGTTGCAGATACTATACAAAG GGATTTAAAGGAAGGGTTTCGAGTAAAAAAGTTGTTGCAGTAGATACAACCGGAGCTGGCGATGCATTTGTCGGTGCGTTGCTGAATAGTCTAGCAGCCGATTCAGATTGCTACATG GATGAGGAGAAACTAAAGGAAGTTCTTAAATTTGCTAATGGATGTGGAGCTCTAACAGCAACAGAGAAAGGAGCTATTCCTGCTTTACCCACAAAAGATCGAGTTCTCCAATTCTTGGAGAATTCACCAAACATTTGA
- the LOC124942286 gene encoding MADS-box protein SOC1-like produces MVRGKTQMRRIENATSRQVTFSKRRNGLLKKAFELSVLCDAKVALIVFSPKGKLYEFASSSMQETIERYNQHTKDNRTDNVNHVDEEKTQHLKQEAESMAKKIELLEVSKRKLLGECIGSCTFEELQQLEHQLDRSVSTIRARKMQVFQQQIEQLKAKEEMLIAENAMLYEKYGLLPRQESHEEREKVPPFESSENSEEVEVETGLFIGPPESRNKRVFPN; encoded by the exons ATGGTGAGGGGAAAAACTCAGATGAGGAGGATAGAGAATGCAACAAGTAGACAAGTTACGTTTTCAAAAAGGAGAAATGGTTTGTTGAAGAAGGCGTTTGAACTTTCAGTTCTTTGTGATGCTAAAGTTGCTCTCATAGTTTTCTCACCCAAAGGAAAGCTTTATGAATTTGCAAGCTCAAg CATGCAGGAGACTATTGAAAGATATAATCAACACACAAAAGATAATCGAACTGACAACGTAAACCATGTTGACGAAGAAAAGACACAG cATCTCAAACAAGAAGCAGAAAGCATGGCAAAGAAGATTGAACTTCTAGAAGTTTCCAAAAG GAAATTGTTGGGTGAATGCATCGGTTCTTGTACATTCGAAGAACTTCAACAACTTGAACATCAATTGGATCGAAGCGTGAGCACAATCAGAGCTAGAAAG ATGCAGGTTTTCCAACAACAGATTGAGCAACTTAAAGCTAAG GAAGAAATGTTGATAGCTGAAAATGCAATGCTTTATGAGAAG TACGGTTTACTGCCACGACAAGAATCACACGAGGAAAGGGAGAAAGTACCTCCGTTTGAAAGCAGCGAAAATTCGGAAGAAGTTGAAGTTGAGACAGGTTTATTCATTGGACCACCTGAAAGCAGGAATAAACGCGTTTTTCCAAACTGA
- the LOC124942251 gene encoding UDP-galactose/UDP-glucose transporter 2-like: MKNEEQSRSLFGITLSGRPIWQQFLICSSGFFFGYLVNGICEEYVYNRLHFSYGWYFTFVQGWVYLVLIYLQGFTTKQMVNPWKTYVKLSAVLMGSHGLTKGSLAFLNYPAQLMFKSTKVLPVMIMGAFIPGLRRKYPPHEYISAVLLVIGLILFTLADAQTSPDFSMIGVVMVSGALIMDSFLGNFQEAIFTMNPQTTQMEMLFCSTVVGMPFLIPPMILTGELFKAWTACSQHTYVYGVLVFEAMATFVGQVSVLSLIAIFGAATTAMVTTARKAVTLLLSYMIFTKPMTEQHGTGLILIAMGIVLKLLPENKPSRRANPSPVGRSSTRIEKQLVVENRGQIERQEDEEKRSLI; encoded by the exons atgaagaatgaagaacAATCTCGATCCCTTTTTGGAATCACTCTTTCTGGTAGACCCATATGGCAGCAATTCCTTATATGCTCTTCTGGGTTCTTCTTTGGTTACCTTGTTAATGGAATCTGCGAG GAATATGTGTATAACAGGCTTCATTTCAG TTATGGTTGGTATTTCACATTTGTTCAAGGGTGGGTATATCTTGTATTGATTTATCTACAAGGGTTTACAACTAAGCAAATGGTTAATCCATGGAAAACTTATGTTAAGCTTTCCGCGGTTTTAATGGGCTCACATGGTCTTACTAAAGGATCTTTAGCGTTTCTCAATTACCCCGCACAACTCATGTTCAAATCCACAAAG GTGCTTCCTGTGATGATTATGGGTGCTTTCATACCGGGGTTAAGAAGGAAATACCCGCCACATGAATACATATCAGCTGTTCTTTTAGTTATCGGTTTGATACTTTTTACATTAGCCGACGCTCAAACTTCGCCAGATTTCAGCATGATTGGCGTTGTTATGGTGTCTGGCGCTTTGATTATGGATTCTTTCTTGGGTAATTTTCAAGAAGCAATCTTTACAATGAATCCTCAAACAACACAG ATGGAAATGTTGTTTTGCTCAACCGTAGTTGGAATGCCGTTCTTGATTCCTCCTATGATTCTTACCGGAGAGTTGTTTAAAGCTTGGACTGCTTGTTCACAG CATACTTATGTATATGGTGTATTAGTGTTTGAGGCAATGGCCACATTTGTTGGTCAAGTCTCGGTTCTTTCTCTTATTGCGATTTTCGGAGCCGCCACAACAGCTATG gtgACGACTGCAAGAAAAGCGGTGACATTGCTTCTATCGTATATGATATTTACAAAACCAATGACGGAACAACATGGGACGGGGCTTATACTTATAGCAATGGGGATTGTACTCAAGCTTTTGCCGGAAAACAAGCCCTCGAGAAGGGCTAATCCTTCTCCGGTTGGGCGATCATCCACTAGAATTGAGAAGCAATTGGTTGTGGAAAATAGAGGGCAAATAGAAagacaagaagatgaagagaagaGGTCATTGATttaa